ACTATCCAAAATCATGTcttcctaggaaaaaaagaaaaaagtcctaaactaagacactgattttttttaaaaaacaggaacattttaaatatccagctaaatcagtatttctgcaatttatttttgtttccaataGCACTTCAGTTACTAATACAAGCATAGCGAGTAAGATGACTCATCCGCACAGAAAACAGCAAGAgggcagagaaaaggaagaaaaaaggagaggcTCTGAACAagctaaacacacacacacacacagctttAGTGTGTCACAGGATCACAGTTTAAGAGATTGGAAAACAACTGTATCAGCACAAATATCCATGCATCCTGATTCCCTCCAGGTAAGAGTAATGTAACAAACACCACCATTCCATACAGAATTgtcccctcctccctcttgctTACAAATTTGGCATCTTTTTCAGAGGATTTCTTTGAGGTTAAAATTTTCTGGGGTACTTAtgtttttcacttattttaatTCTGCATCTTTATGGGTAGTGTCAGGCCAGCCACATGTTGAAtacaaacatttgtttttaaacatatttcaaagAATGCTTGCATTCTACAGCTAACAAAGTTTTACAGTTAAGAATAAGCTGCCACAGGACACAGCTGTCAAACAGCCCAGAAATAGTCCAAATCCATgatgggaaaaggaagaaaaataagagtcCTAAGAGGTGCATCTTATAATTAGTATTTTGCAGCACTTTGTAAAATGCAGAACATTTTACAAATATTACAGTTAAATAAAAGTAGAGACATTTGACTACTTGCAAGCATTTAAGAGCCTTCCTCATATTGACAAATTATGCATCACTTTTGTGTACTTAACCTGCAAGCTAAGGTATTTGTTGAGCAAAACAAGGGGAAAATCAGAATAATCCTCAAATTGATATCATCTCATCTAGACCAGAATACATTCAGGTCTCCCATTCTCAGCGCATTATATCAGACCTGTAGCTAGAgtaatttctgttattaaaagGCAGTATAGCTACATTAATTAGCCCAGCACACTGTTTCTCAGCATAGTTAGCAATCCAGATccaccaccaaacaaacaacatGGCTGTATCACTTTTTGGACTTGAAAAGCCAACAACATTCAATACCATGCTACACCCTCATTCAATACCACACTACACCCCACACGCTACGCTTGCCATTTTCATTAGTTAAGTAAGAACAGGTGGAATGGCAGAGATGGAAGGAATAACCTGTGGACAGCAAAATACAAGAACCATTTCTCCCGTATACTTCACAGGGATCAGCTTCATTTTTGGATGCTTTTGTCTACTCCTAGTTTTGCTGCTAAGTATGTGTTTTTCATCCGTAAAATACCAGGATAAAATACAAAATCCGTATGCCAGTATTTGCATCAGTAAATTAAAATTCAGCTAAAATGGAGGTCAATATCATTAGTCCACTGAATAAAAATCAGACAACAGCCATACATCTGCAagtattttgcagagaaagaCTGCCATGTCTGTTACAACAAATATAAGGCAAGTCATCCTTATTGATAAAGACTGTTCAGAGTAAAATTTTTCCAAGAGTTGAAGGAAATTACAAACATTAATTCCTACTGACTTTTCTAACACTACTAAAAGCAATGACTGCAGCAGAGGCCCTGGAAATTTTTTGCTCTGTCACttagtaataaatatttttttgaaaaacttgttaaatatttgacattttttaatgtatttagcCAGTGGTCAAAATTCTTTGATCAAAGATTACAGCTAGCCAATCCCTAAAAGAAAATCAATACTGGCTAGAATTTAAAAACTAGAATACTTTCGACAACTACTGCATGACCTCTGGTTCCATGACAGCATAGATTTGCCTTATCTGTGTGAATAGGAACAAGCAATTTCAACACTGCTGTCAGCCCAAGTGGTCTTCACAAAGCTTAATTTTAGTCCACTTTTCACAAATCAACAGTTTTCCCCAACTGTTTAATGTCAAGAAATTATATCATCTGAGCTTAAAACTCTTTTGaacatttcttctgaataaaGCTTTAAAGCAAAATGTACAATCATTCAATACATTTAAAAGGTTGGTTGCCTGCACACCTGTAGAGGAAAGGCCTGTATACCAACCCAGCCCACTAGCAGGAACTCTTGCCCTCCAGCTCCAAATGTGTCCATCAGCTGCTTTTGACTTCATCAGCTGAACACAACCATGTGCCTTACAACTGGAGAGGCACAGTGGAACACATCATCCCCCACACTTGCACAATGTAGACCACATTATTTGTGTTAgccttctcatttctttctttgcagCAGGACTAGTCCCACATTTGTACAGAACATTTCCTCCACTCCTTAGCTGTATGCTGTCACTGGATCTTGGTCTTACTGAGTGTGTGAAAACCAAAGTTTATTTTAGCACATGGTTTATTATGCCAACAATGGAATCTGCATTTCCTCCAAACTGAAAGCTATTTCAGTATTGTATGTTacttcaaaagcattttaaacactTTGGTTTTTCACATCCATGGTTATGGAGAAGCCCAGTATCATCTGTCTTTGAAGTGTTATCGCTTACAAAACACACAAATTCATGGATATAAACTAATCCAAGGCTGAGTTGTAGCAAACATACAATTAAAGCTAACTGAAGAGTAATATAATTCAGTCCTTAAGAAGTGAGGCAATGCCTGTACGCTTGTCATCTAGTATCTAAATGTTAGTCATCTAGTATTCAAATGTTCAGACAGCTGAATTAGATATTCAAAGGGTGTTTCTTTGATAGCGTGCAGCCCTTTTACATATGTGAATTTCATGCCGTTTTCACTCACATGCTGTTCTAGTAGATCATTTCTCTTCAGACAGCCTTATGGCTCTATTGCACGGGTGAACcaggtattttatttctttaaaaagaacttcaaaaatacaaaagtaGTTTTaccattatattttattattttggaaTTGTGATTCATTAATAGATTAATAGAGCTTTAACAAAAATTGGagtcttttttggtttgttctgaACTTAGACAAACTACTTGTTATGTATTTAGTACTACTCCCAATATAGAAATACAACAAGTATAAGTCCACATTGATCTGACTACCTCTAATAACTATACCCACATcaataagggggaaaaaacccaaaccaaaacactcaaACCAATCTTAATTAACCATTAAGGTTTCAAAATcacaacacaaaaattaaaaagctctAGAGGGAAGTTGCATAGGTAACCCTGTATTTGGGCCCTTCACACCTGAACTCAGTCTCAGGACACTTCATCAAAATCACCTCTGAAGATGAATCATGCTTATCCAGTTTAAGAGACTATAGAAGCCCTGAGCCACTTGCTGCACAAGCATAATATGCCTTCCAATATTCAGAATGCAGGTGTGTGATTTTAAACTCACTCTGCCCAAAGGACAGCAAAACACCCAAGAAAATGGACAACAAATCCTCAAGCCTGACATCTTAGACTTTAGTATCCCTGCTTTAGGCTACTCTAGTCATCCTTGTTGATGCAGCAAAGACAATGAGAAGAACAAAGACTGTCTCACAGTGAAAGCAGTTAAATGACCATAGAGATCTGCATTTTACTATTGACACAGTTCTTTACATTCTGGAGATTGTCCACCATTATCTCTCTGAAGTTTGCTTAACTGAGGATGCTCTGCTCTATTTGAGAGGGCCACAGCATCTTCTCAAGACAGGCAAGACTTTTCCCTATACTGGAACTTCATATTCATGGTCAAGAATCAAGGAGGAGTGATGTTCTTCAGTTCACAAGAAGTAAAACTCCTGATAGTTGCAGGAAGTCAGGATTCAAAAGTGACATGAATTTCAGGGAACTATGAGGATTCTTGGTAGGGAGACAGtttattttctgagttttctgaaaGACTATCACCAGATTGGTCCAGATTTCATTATAAaagacagttttttaaaattctcaaaaATACTGTCTGTTGTTCAGGCAATCTGCAGAAAGCACTTCTAAGCAGTCTTCTCTTTTGCTGCACATGGAAGACTTCACCAGTTTTAAGCATCTTTCATGAAGGCCACATCTGTTAGTGTACACtatgacagtttttattttagcAGTACAGAAGAACTGCATTTAGGTTATGCTTAGTGCAATTCAGCAAGAACCCATCCTTCAATTTTGTGTCAAATTCAATACTCAATGCATCTGTATTTTAATAAGACATGGGTCCCTCCCCTTTTTGCATTGAGTCCTAATGATTTAAAAGATGTGCTAAGTGGCTTAACTATATTTCAACTCAAGCAAATGTATATACACCAATActtgatgaaaaaaaatttcGAGGAGAATCATTAACTACAACTTCATTTTTCCTCACAGAATAGCCTTTATGCATGTCCAGGCAATGTGCTAGTACTGACATAACAAAGAATGTCATTTACTAGCATTGATACTACTTCAGATGCTCAACTAACATCTCATAACTAAAAACCCCACCTTCAATTTTTAAAACCGTAATGAATTAAGAACGGTCagggttaggttaatggttggactagatgatcttcaaggtctttttcaacctagatgattctgtgattctgtgaaattgcagTATAAATCAATCTGACATAGGGACTAATTATGGTAGCCCAACTAGGAAGTGTTTTGAACACCACTAGTTTTAAAAGCCAATTACAGTTAAAATGTTGCTAAATAATTGCTTTATATAAATGACACTTTGTATGGAAAGCCAAATAAATTGtaacagctcttttttttcttgccattaTTCTTAGGTGAATTTATTGTAAGTTACTAAAAGACATGCAAAGTGCATGCCAGATGAGAACTCTGTATTTATAGCACACCAAGTCAGTCAGCAAACAGAATCTACTAAAAATATCCACAATGGTATGCAGCACACCCACCCTTTGGGGACTATTCACAGGCTGTGGTGGTCTGACTTTTAGACAGagcagacagggaagaagaaaacactcAAGTAGGTCAGTTCCTAAAGACGACTAAGAGTAACAGAGTCAAATCCCACAcaacatttcatattttgtttgGCGGGCAGGCAGACATCCCGAGCCCTATGAGATTTTTCTGCATGCTTCCTGACGTCTCTAGGTCAATACTATGCAATTTCCATGGACAAAACAGAAGAATGTCCTGAGTGAAAGTGAGAACCGGTCTCATTCTTTCTATGGCTTACCCTCCCATTTTTGCAAGCATCAGGAATTTGAAGCCTACTGAACAATAGATGTCAAAGAGTTCTGGATGCACACCGAGACATCCTTATGAAAGTCCACGATGATCATTTACAAAGGAAAGGTGGTCTTGGGAACATAGGCACTTGTTTAGGAAATACCTAACCAGAGAGTAGACAGCAAAAACTTTCCTGGGTGTTTAAGAAGTGCTGTTCTGGTTTTACTCAGGTAATTGTGTTTTTCatacaaattgttttcttttgattgaTAAGATGCAAGTCTTTAAAGATATTCCAAAATGGAAACTCAGAGCACTCAAAGCTTTCTCACTATTTCTTTCCATGGGTTAAACATCTGCAAGAACAACATGTTCCATTACCACAGTAAATGAACACAATCTGTAGAAAAGACAATATGTCTCTCCTGAAACTAATTAAACCATTAATGACCAGTAGACACACTgcagaaaaatcttgaaaataataCAAATTTGGTTCATGCATCTGCAAATAGCAGGGGAAACCTACCCAAAAATCTTCATAACATTATTCAAAACTTAAAAGTTTCACGCAAGGCTAAGACAGCAAATCAAGAACATGTATACAATGAAGTTTTCCATGAGCAGCTGGCAGGAACGGGAATAGGAGAACTTACCCAAACAGATGGGTAGGCAACGcagtttaaaaatagttttgaatttCTAGCAGTGACAAAAGGCTTTctttataagaaaaagaaatgactTGGAAGATTGTTGGAGACTAGTCTGCAATTATGTGAGAACATGAGGAGAGGCACACTGTCAGGATATCAAGGTTAGATAGGTATTCAGAAGACATTAAAGAGGAAGGCCTTTGTTTGAACTGGCATTGCAAAGGCTCAATCAGGTATTATCGCTGTCTTCATagccaaaagaaatatttatatatgctATTACAATTGGgctgtttccttttcttcagacGATTAACTATTTACATTTCTCCCCTAAATGCAGTGCTGCCATTTTTATTATTTGGCTTCTCCTAACCCCTTTTGTTtgctgggcaggaggagaagCAGCCCTTCAAAGACCCTCTATCACTCACCTCAGTCATTACTCCAGTGTCTCAAGCCTCTCCTCATCACAGAGACCTGTCTCCaactgaaggaaacaaaacatgGCTCCCAGGAGCTTCACTAGCACTACCAGAAGATGCAAACAGTTATTTTAGCCGATTTGTCCAAACACTTAACATTTGAGACTAAAAGCACTCTCCTGACtgagctggagcaggtggatggtGGTGTTGAACTTTTTGCTACTTTCTCCTGTCCCCTCCTTAGGAGAGTTTACATCTCTGCTCCCAACCAGGAACTGTATGCTGCCCACTGTATGCACGCAGGAACAACAGAGCCCACTAAACACAGTGAGACCCTGAAAAGGGATGGGATTCCTCAAACCCATCTGTCAGAACAGCTCTTCCAAAACTCCTTATCAATAGACTTACCCTTGGACTGCTTTCCTAGCACACTGGATTTTTCAATCTGTATTTTGGTTAATGGAATGCTAATAAATTTCCAAAACCTCACGTATCTTCAGAGACTGCAGAAGTGACTCTTTCTCTCACTTAGGAGTCAACTCATCGGTAtaactgaagagaaaatgaagcacatCTATCTATCCCCCGTCTGTGGTTGTTGTGAAGTTATGTGTATGTTTCtatttcttccagctttcagaCTGGTCTCCATTGTAACCTTCTTCTACAATCAGCAGACTTCAAGCCAGCCTCTCATTGTTATTGCTCTCATTTTTCCAAAGTGGACAAACATAGATGTGATTGTGTTTCACTGGTGCAGCCAAGTGAatagaaacaaatcaaaacaccAAAGCAGCAACAGCCTCTTAGCTTTCACTGTTCTGCACCTTGTAAGACCTACGAACTGCAACAGCAAAACTATCTGAAAATGCACCTGAAAATTTTTGTGTTCACAGCAGCAAATAGCAGTGTTATCATACCtctaaaaaaaggcagaatttgtaTGGAAAAAACATAGCTTTTATTAGACCAAATCCTTACACTCTTCCCTCATTCTGAATGAGTAGAAAGTAATttagagaaatatattttattgaagaTTCACTGGCCTTcctcaaacataaaaaaaaaaattcccaactGCCAGGAAGAGAAGGTATTTTAAGTTGTACCAAGGTATCCAGCCTGAAATTGCAGTAGCAAGTTTCACTGCTTCTAACATGAGGCTATCCCAACAGTCTTGTTGCAAAGCACACTTCCCAACGCTTCTCCCACCTCAGGGGGCAGAGACCTCAGAGCTACAACTTCGGCTAGCAAAACAGGAGCACCACTGAAGTCTGGAGTGTTGAAGAGTTTCACAGATTCTCAAAGCAATAGTACTTGTGTGATACTGggaaagaagggcaaggaagatAGTCATACCCCCCACCCAGAAAAGGTGTGAGAAAGATGAAGAGAACTTCAAGAACATATTCAAATGTACCATATAACTAAACAGATCAGATGGAAACCAAAACAAGATTTAAGTAATTCAGGTTATAACCTCAAGCTTTCACGAACTTTCTTCTATAGAGTGAAGAATTCATTCATTACTTCTACCAGCTATTATTACAAACAAATGCCACTATAACATACCGATAAGGTTCAACCCATACTGTGCTATGTACATTCAGTAGCTGACAATAAATCCTGTACCATGAAGTACTTCATAAAAAAGCCTGATCATGATTTGGCTTAAGAACCTAAAAAGCCTAACAAGCTTCCTTCTCCTAATAAAGTTGAACAGATGCAACTTAATCTCCAAATTATTACTCCAAGTCTTGACATAGGCCTGAGACCTGTCAACAGTTGTATCTgacaatatatatttaaaaacttgTCTATAAACACATCCTATAAAATTGTATATGACCACATATAACACAGTCTGAGATTTCATATAATACTTGTACAGTCTCTCCTCAATCAACTTGAATGAAAAACTGATGTGGAAATTTAAGAGACTCAATATGTAACATTTCTGCTATCTTCCGTCGAATTTTTACATATCCTTCCCTAAGAgacttttaaagacaaaaaaatatttaaaggctTTATTCTTGTCTTACAACAACATTCCCAAGAAGAGATTGAAATCTGAACACCAGAAGGATACTTATACTATGTGTTTTCACCAAGAATTCTCCCTGTTGTGACCACCCAGAAGGAGGATAACAAACATGAAGTGGGTTCTGAGGAGCTGTCAACATTTTAAGTGACAGAAGTAACACATCAGCAGTTACTCAAAGCAAAGAAATTTCCAAAAGACCATCCATTTTTAACTGAACCAGTTGTCGCAAGCATCACTGGCAAAACCAAGCTATATTGTAACTACAGCAGTAGCTTTGCTGCACTGCCAACAGTCTAGGCAGTAATacttagtttttcctctgtgtttttaaGAAGTAACTGTAGATCTCAAGGCCAATTCTTCTACATGCGGTTCTTAACGGAAGATAAGAATATTTACTGTGGGACTGGGAAAGAGGGGAAGTTCCATTCACTGAGGAACAGAGCGGGAAACTACTGGTCAAAATTCCTAATAACAGTGTTATCACCTTAAAGGAAGCTGGAACTCGGCGCTGTGTTGCAAGAAAGCACTTGAACGTCACGCGCAGGTTTGGCCTCTGCATCTGGGAGTGTCATAAGATCTTATGGAATTTGGGTCTCACTCTGCTTAATGCTCTAAGTCTATTCCAGGCATGCTTGCAGCACAAAAAGATGAACGCATGTATATTTCTTTTTTCGTGAGACCAAGGCCCCAATTATTCAGTAAATTGAACTCTCCCTGAGACGAGACATAAGGTTACATAGCAGTATTTACTCTGTCATACTTTGGTCATAAAGGGCTGAGGTCAGACAGGAACATCAGACCCTCACAGTCAGGAAAGGCTGCTGCTACTACTACAGTTCCtattaaaggaagagagaaaataactgATCATACTTTCCAATACATTAACATACAATAACATAATACTTTTTATATTCTCGTTCAAATGGCACATTAACAAGCATAGTATGGATTTAAGTATGTTACATTAGAGACTTAATATTTATACATTACTTCAGCATGCAAAGCTGCTCAGTAAAAGTGACAATAGAGTGTAATTCACTAATGGCAAATTAATTACAGTAATTTAACAAATGCAACACCCACGTGTCACTGATTGATGAAGCCAAGCAGTATGCCTAAAAACATACATAGTTGGAGATTCAGTTCAACTTACGGAAGTTATTcgtgttcttttttattttcactttcacAGAATTGCTATGCTaattatcaaaattaatttcagtagtTTTCgagacaaaaagaaacaattcagCTAATTTGCGAGTTACAAAACAAGGGAGGGAACTTCAAGCATGCTCATGAGATACAAGATAAATGCCAGATACCACACCTAGACAGGCTTGAGCTAGTTACCATCACGCCAAAAACAATGCTTCAAGTTGTTTTTCACCACACTGATGCTACTGATGTATGATCTCCAGTGGGGCCACTCATTCTAAGCGTCTGGTTATTACAAGGAATCAAGCAAACACAAAGCACGTGGCGAAATAAGGATGCCAGCATTCAATGTGATGTGGTATAATGTATCACTGATATTACAGaatatttaaattgcaaaaaAGAGTGATGTTTCAAGTGAGGCCTTCTTCACAAGTGTTGCAGCTTTATGATTAAACAGTTATTCATCCCTATAAAAAATACTAAgatttttagaagagaaaaagcaagtagATTCATGACCATCTTGTGACCACATAAGGACAGTGTATTTTGAAACTTGCCACTCAAACGCCTAACATACAAGATGCCTTATTTCTTAGTCAGTAGATGAAGAGAGTGTACCCCTCCTGGCGCTCTTCCTCACCAGGAAAAGTAACAAGCTTTGCATCATTTCAGCCTATATCCTCTTTAATATGCCAATTTCAGAGATTTGCAAAAGACAAAATATGGTGTAGTACAGCCATTAATAGATTATTGCGTGCTATAGAAAAGTACGATCAAATTCAGTTATTCTGAAGAGACCTTCCTGCATCTGAATAAACAGTTTCCTAGGTTATTGATCCTCATCGCTGCATTTACATTTAATCCAGTCCCTCCTGGCAGCAAGTCAGGTTGCAAGACAATGTTTAggcaaggagggggaaaaaaaagttttaccttTGAGCAACAACTGGCTACATATTTTACCGATTCCCTTGTGCTTAGCACGAACTGCACGATACTCCGTGGTGGGGTACACTTTCACCACCAAGAGAAACACATGCATCTTCTTCCCCCACAAGCTACCATGGTGGTATAAGGAGCATCCTTGCAACAAAGCACTCCTATTGAGCAGTTTGGTCCTATGAGAAtagttatgttttctttctgaagggcaAATATTCCTTTATTATAATTGGGTTTGACAGCTTTCTGTTAACGTTCAACCAttgcactgggaggaggcagatTTTAGATGTAGGAAGTAACAGCTATGCTGTCTTCAGGGCGACACATTGGTGGCAAGCCACGTGACAGAAACCTTGCTCACCCTACAAGGGTCAGACTGAAGAAGCTCTGCTTTGGCTAAAACCAGGTTGCATTACCAAAAATAAGAAACCCCAGCCTACTACAAGTAGCATTCACAAATGGATTAACTAGAATACAGAAACATAGGAATTTTACATTAGCCTCCTCCTTCCTAAAAGAAAGCGTTTGGGGAAGTTGGTTAGTATTCAGACAGGTTATAATATGCATGTATATTAGAATTATGAAGAGAATGAATCCACTAAAAAAGTCACCTTGCATCTTAACGTTTGACTTACTCGACCAACGACCTTTAGAATAAGCAGTACCAAAAGCAGTCAGCAACTCTGAAAGCGGTTGGCAACTTACAGGCAGATTTTTAAGGTAAAGAACGCAGGCAGTAAAATGCAAGTCCTACACCAGCCCCTATTCATCTCAGTATCACGGGAAAGACAAAAAACTATGACAACTTGCTCCACGTTTAATATGCCTCTTAAAGGGCCTCAGCTTCTCGGTTAATTCAGAGTTGAGCTGAGTGTTTCTCCTGCCTCAAGCGCACACGCGGCCGTCCTCAAGGCTGTACGGTGCCGGCGCTGCAAGCCTGCGCCTCAGCGGCACGGACAGCTAatccggctcggctcggctcttagggggaaaataagcaaagaaacttcctttaacttctttttttcttaatcgACTTTCAGACCCGAGAACTCGGAAAGAGGAACAAGCAtcagccacgtgttaatcagtaCTTAAAGAGGGGTTTGGTGCCATTTTAGAATAAACTGCGGAGACACATGATCCAATTAAATTCTAATTATGTAAGTAGCAGGCAAGAGTATTTACACAGGCACTGATTACAGCTATTACAGTCTAAAGTCGCGGCCGGAGAGGCTCCGCTTCCTCCTCGCCGTCCCGAGCGCACCGCCGCGGGCTTCGTTTCATTTTTAACCTCCCCCCTTCACAGCTCTTGTGACAAACAATGGGGGACGCTCCCCTGAAAACCCCATCTCCAAGCCGTGCCACCCCCACCGCCGGGCGGGCTCAAGACTGGGAGAGCCGCCGCTCTCCCCGAAGTCACGATTCATTTACCCGTCCCGCCGCGGCGCCGGGGAAGGACCCCAcaccccccgcgccccccccggcccgccgagcccccagccccgccgcggcggcagaagccgctcgGCCCTCCCGGCCCTTACCTCCGAACAGGTGCGGCGAGAGGTGAGCGGGCAGCGAGCCGATCACCAGCCGGGGCCCGCCGGaggagcccccgccgccgccccccgctgcCCGCTCCCGGCCGCCCTCCTCCGGGGTGCTGCTGACCGAGTCCTGCGAGCCGTAGGGGCCGCTGCTGTGGGGGATGTTGAAGGCGGACTGCGCGGCCCGGGCCCCGGAGGCGGTGGCCCCCCCTAAGGACCTGCTCCGGGGAGCCGACCCCGCGGCCACCGACGCCGCTGCTCCGCCGGCCGCCGTCGCGCCTCCGGGAGCGGCGTGAGGAGGCGCCGCCGCCAGGTGCGCGTACCGCCCGCCAGCGCCTGCCGAGCGCCCGCCGGTCCCGTtagcgccgccgccgctgctgctgctgctggaggaaggTAAATCCCCGCCCGAGTACGCCCGGGTGCGGCCATTGGCGGCGGTGGGGCTGCTCTGCTTCGCGCCCatggtcccgccgccgccgcctcctcctggCGCTGCCCGGTGCCCTTcgccgccgccttccccgcgGCGCCCGGGGGTGGTGGGAGtccggccgcggcgggggcgaTCCGAGGGGCGAGTCGCGCCGGGGACCGGGGGCGTAGGGGGGAGAGGGCGCGCCGGGGGAGGGGAACGGGTCGCTCGGTGGGTCGGTGCCGAGAGGGGAGAAGCCGCCCGTCAGGATCCGGCTCAGctggcggccccggggcggccgcTGCTGGCGGGTCTGGGGCGCCACCATGAGCTGCTCGGGACGGTGCTGGCTCCCGCCGCGCGGCCGCTCGGCCCCGccaccgctgctgctgctgcgcccgccgccgccgggaccgCCGccgccatcctcctcctcctcctcctccgccgagCCCTGTGGGGGGCAACGGCGGCAGCAGCGCCGCCGAGGCCGCTCGCTCGCCCGCGGCGCGCCGTGCCTGTgccgggggaggcgggagggggcGGTCACCCCGGCGCAGCCGCTCCTCTACCGTGTCGCCATACTGGGGGCGGCACCAGCGGGCGGGATGGGGAGCGGTTACGGCGGCAGGAGCcgccgcctctccttccttccccccccggCGAGGGACCGGCCCCGGGCGGCGCGATGGCCCAGGCCCgccgcctcgcctcgccccgccgcctgcccctcTCCTCCCGCAAGGTGCGGGGCAGGGCCAGGCGGGCGGGCGCTGGGCGAggccgccccggggccgctccCCTCGGCAGGGCGAGTCCCCGAGACCGGGCTGCGGCGGGAACCTgccgggacacacacacacacacacacaccacccacatcccccggggcggggggagcggctgCCCGCTCGCCTGAGGGTCAGTGCCGCCAGGTGCCGGCTGCCCGCTCGCCTGAGGGGCCGAATGCCGCGGGGTGCCGGAGCGGCCGCCCCGACGGGGAAGGAGGTAAAAGCCAAAGTGCCGCC
The DNA window shown above is from Strix aluco isolate bStrAlu1 chromosome 1, bStrAlu1.hap1, whole genome shotgun sequence and carries:
- the ZNRF2 gene encoding E3 ubiquitin-protein ligase ZNRF2, with amino-acid sequence MGAKQSSPTAANGRTRAYSGGDLPSSSSSSSGGGANGTGGRSAGAGGRYAHLAAAPPHAAPGGATAAGGAAASVAAGSAPRSRSLGGATASGARAAQSAFNIPHSSGPYGSQDSVSSTPEEGGRERAAGGGGGGSSGGPRLVIGSLPAHLSPHLFGGFKCPVCSKFVSSDEMDLHLVMCLTKPRITYNEDVLSKDAGECAICLEELQQGDTIARLPCLCIYHKGCIDEWFEVNRSCPEHPSD